In a genomic window of Meriones unguiculatus strain TT.TT164.6M chromosome 8, Bangor_MerUng_6.1, whole genome shotgun sequence:
- the Naif1 gene encoding nuclear apoptosis-inducing factor 1 — MAVPAKKRKMNFSEREVEIIVEELELKKHLLVNHFNAGVPLAAKSAAWHGILRRVNAVATCRRELPEVKKKWSDLKTEVRRKVAQVRAAVEGGEASGPTEEDGAGGPGTSGGGSGNGTAIAPVLLTPMQQRICNLLGEATIISLPSTTEIHPVALGPTATAAAATVTLTQIPTETTYHTLEEGVVEYCTAEAPQPLPTEAPVEVIAQHADTSVKPQALKSRIALNSAKLIQEQRVTNLHIKEIAQHLEQQNDLLQMIRRSQEVQACAQERQAQAMEGTQAALSVLIQVLRPMIKDFRRYLQSNTPNPAPAPDPGQVAQNGQPDGLIP; from the exons aTGGCTGTCCCAgccaagaagaggaagatgaactTTTCAGAGCGGGAGGTGGAGATCATCGTGGAGGAACTGGAGCTGAAGAAGCACCTGCTGGTGAACCACTTCAATGCTGGGGTCCCTCTGGCTGCCAAGAGTGCGGCCTGGCATGGCATCCTGAGAAGGGTCAACGCTGTGGCCACCTGCCGTAGGGAGCTGCCCGAAGTCAAGAAGAAGTGGTCCGACCTCAAGACCGAGGTCCGGCGCAAGGTTGCCCAAGTCCGAGCTGCTGTAGAGGGTGGCGAGGCCTCGGGGCCTACAGAAGAGGATGGAGCTGGTGGACCTGGGACCAGCGGAGGCGGTAGTGGCAATGGCACAGCCATAGCCCCCGTGCTGCTGACCCCTATGCAGCAGCGCATCTGCAACCTGCTGGGTGAGGCGACCATCATCAGCCTACCTAGTACCACAGAGATCCATCCTGTGGCCCTCGGACCCACGGCCACTGCAGCTGCAGCCACGGTCACCCTGACACAGA TCCCCACAGAGACCACCTATCACACACTGGAGGAGGGGGTGGTGGAGTACTGCACAGCCGAGGCTCCTCAGCCGCTGCCGACGGAGGCCCCAGTGGAGGTGATAGCACAGCATGCAGACACATCCGTCAAACCTCAGGCACTCAAGAGCCGCATCGCCCTCAATTCGGCCAAGCTGATCCAGGAGCAGCGGGTCACCAACTTGCACATAAAGGAGATCGCCCAGCACCTGGAGCAGCAGAATGACCTGCTCCAGATGATCCGCCGTTCCCAGGAGGTGCAGGCCTGTGCCCAGGAGCGGCAGGCCCAGGCCATGGAGGGCACCCAGGCAGCCCTGAGTGTCCTCATCCAGGTCCTCCGGCCCATGATTAAAGATTTCCGACGCTACTTGCAGAGTAACACACCCAACCCAGCCCCGGCCCCTGACCCTGGACAGGTGGCCCAGAACGGGCAGCCAGACGGCCTCATCCCGTGA